In Oryza sativa Japonica Group chromosome 3, ASM3414082v1, one DNA window encodes the following:
- the LOC4331437 gene encoding peroxidase 5: MEARGSRGMRLWLLSVAVMAMAMATRSQAQLQVGYYDTLCPAAEIIVQEEVSKAVSGNPGMAAGLVRLHFHDCFVRGCDASVLLDSTQGNRAEKDAPPNTSLRGFEVIDSAKSRLETACFGVVSCADVLAFAARDALALVGGNAYQVPGGRRDGNVSVAQETNGNLPPPSANVAQLNQMFGAKGLTQAEMVALSGAHTIGVSHCSSFSNRLYSSGPNAGQDPSMDPSYVAALTTQCPQQQGQPAAGMVPMDAVTPNAFDTNYYAAIVANRGLLSSDQALLADQTTAAQVVGYTNNPDSFQTDFAAAMVKMGSIGVLTGNAGTIRTNCRVAS, encoded by the exons aTGGAGGCGCGAGGAAGCAGAGGAATGCGGCTGTGGCTCCTGTCCGTGGCGGTGATggccatggcgatggcgacgaggtCGCAGGCGCAGCTGCAGGTCGGGTACTACGACACGCTGTGCCCGGCGGCGGAGATCATCGTGCAGGAGGAGGTCAGCAAGGCGGTGTCCGGGAACCCCGGCATGGCCGCCGGCCTCGTCCGTCTCcacttccacgactgcttcgtcagg GGGTGCGACGCGTCGGTGCTGCTGGACTCGACGCAGGGGAACAGGGCGGAGAAGGACGCGCCCCCGAACACGAGCCTCCGCGGCTTCGAGGTCATCGACAGCGCCAAGTCCCGCCTCGAGACGGCCTGCTTCGGcgtcgtctcctgcgccgacgtcctcgccttcgccgcccggGACGCCCTCGCGCTG GTGGGAGGGAACGCGTACCAGGTGCCGGGGGGGAGGAGAGACGGCAACGTGTCGGTGGCGCAGGAGACGAACGGgaacctgccgccgccgtcggcgaacGTGGCGCAGCTGAACCAGATGTTCGGCGCCAAGGGGCTCACCCAGGCGGAAATGGTGGCACTGTCGGGCGCGCACACCATCGGCGTGTCGCACTGCAGCTCCTTCAGCAACCGCCTCTACTCGTCGGGCCCCAACGCCGGGCAGGACCCCAGCATGGACCCCAGCTACGTCGCCGCGCTGACGACGCAGTGCCCGCAGCAGCAGGGGCAGCCCGCGGCGGGGATGGTGCCCATGGACGCCGTCACGCCCAACGCCTTTGACACCAACTACTACGCCGCCATTGTCGCTAACCGGGGATTGCTCAGCTCCGACCAGGCGCTCCTCGCCGACCAGACCACCGCCGCGCAGGTCGTCGGCTACACCAACAACCCGGACTCGTTCCAGAccgacttcgccgccgccatggtcaAGATGGGCTCCATCGGCGTGCTCACCGGCAACGCCGGCACCATCAGGACAAACTGCAGGGTGGCCAGCTGA
- the LOC4331439 gene encoding nascent polypeptide-associated complex subunit alpha-like protein 1 — protein sequence MVSEQTAPVATAEAELESSAAPPVKPDEAAAKAQPEDDAPVVEDAKDDDDDEEDDDDDEDEDEDGEQGAIGNEGSKQSRSEKKSRKAMMKLGMKPVTGVSRITIKRAKNILFVVSKPDVFKSPTSETYVIFGEAKIEDLSSQLQAQAAQQFRMQDLSKVMSKPDAAAAAPADEEEEVDETGIEPRDIDLVMTQASVSRAKAVKALKAHDGDIVSAIMELTA from the exons atggTCAGCGAGCAAACGGCGCCGGTGGCGACCGCCGAGGCGGAGCTGGAgagcagcgccgcgccgcccgtcaaGCCCGACGAGGCCGCGGCCAAGGCGCAGCCGGAGGACGACGCCCCCGTTGTGGAGGATGCCaaggatgatgacgacgacgaagaagacgacgatgacgacgaggatGAGGATGAAGACG GTGAACAAGGTGCAATCGGAAACGAGGGCTCCAAGCAGAGCAGGAGCGAGAAGAAGAGCCGCAAGGCCATGATGAAGCTCGGAATGAAACCCGTCACGGGAGTCAGCAGGATTACCATCAAGAGAGCCAAGAAT ATACTGTTCGTGGTGTCCAAGCCTGACGTCTTCAAGAGCCCGACGTCGGAGACGTACGTCATATTCGGGGAGGCCAAGATCGAGGACCTGAGCTCCCAGCTGCAGGCGCAGGCCGCGCAGCAGTTCAGGATGCAAGACCTGAGCAAGGTGATGTCCAAgccggacgcggcggcggcggcgccggccgacgaggaggaagaggtggaCGAGACAGGGATAGAGCCCCGCGACATCGACCTCGTCATGACGCAGGCCAGCGTGTCGCGGGCCAAGGCCGTCAAGGCGCTCAAGGCGCACGACGGCGACATTGTGAGCGCCATCATGGAGCTCACGGCCTGA
- the LOC107280449 gene encoding peroxidase 5-like: MMRLIMTAESAAVSVLWLCTMAIVCAGFPANDGSLHPNFYAATCPQAETIVRQEVTRALYTNIGFAAGLVRMHFHDCFVRGCDGSVLLESTSDNVAERDSPINNPSLRGFEVIDAAKARLEAACPGVVSCADVLAYAARDGVALTGGPRYDVPGGRRDGTASLEPEVADNIPAPTFTLDQLTQSFAAKGLTQEEMVTLSGAHTVGRAHCTSFSDRLYNFSATGAADPSVDPALLPQLRRACPAAGPDGAVDAGLVVPMEPRTPNGFDALYYWAVLRNRALFTSDQALLSSPPTAAQVRQTAYGGYPWKLKFAAAMVKMGQIEVLTGGSGEIRTKCSAVN; encoded by the exons ATGATGCGGTTGATCATGACGGCGGAATCAGCAGCAGTGTCGGTCTTGTGGTTATGCACCATGGCAATCGTGTGTGCCGGTTTCCCTGCCAACGATGGGTCACTGCACCCCAACTTCTACGCGGCGACGTGCCCGCAGGCGGAGACCATCGTTCGCCAGGAGGTCACCCGGGCCCTCTACACCAACATCGGCTTCGCTGCCGGCCTCGTCCGCATGcacttccacgactgcttcgtcagg gGGTGCGACGGGTCGGTGCTGCTGGAGTCGACGTCGGACAACGTCGCGGAGAGGGACTCGCCGATCAACAACCCGAGCCTACGCGGCTTCGAGGTCATCGACGCCGCCAAGGCTCGGCTGGAGGCCGCCTGCCCAGGcgtcgtctcctgcgccgacgtCCTCGCCTACGCCGCCAGGGACGGCGTCGCGCTCACCGGGGGCCCCCGCTACGACGTCCCGGGCGGCCGGAGGGACGGCACGGCGTCGCTCGAGCCGGAGGTGGCGGACAACATCCCGGCTCCGACGTTCACGCTGGACCAGCTCACCCAGAGCTTCGCCGCCAAGGGCCTCACACAGGAGGAGATGGTCACCCTGTCCGGCGCGCACACCGTCGGCCGCGCGCACTGCACGTCGTTCAGCGACCGCCTCTACAACTTCAGCGCGACGGGCGCCGCCGACCCCAGCGTCGACCCGGCGTTGCTGCCGCAGCTCCGCCGCGCGTGCCCGGCCGCGGGACCCGACGGCGCCGTGGACGCCGGCCTCGTCGTGCCCATGGAGCCCCGCACGCCCAACGGCTTCGACGCGCTCTACTACTGGGCCGTGCTACGCAACCGCGCCCTCTTCACCTCCGACCAGGCGCTGCTGTCCAgcccgcccaccgccgcgcaGGTCAGGCAGACCGCGTACGGCGGGTACCCGTGGAAGCTCaagttcgccgccgccatggtgaAGATGGGGCAGATCGAGGTGCtcaccggcggcagcggcgagatCAGGACCAAGTGCAGCGCCGTCAACTGA
- the LOC4331438 gene encoding peroxidase 5: MELVVAVAGAVVVALSLCIGGVQGQLQVGFYDQSCPQAEVIVRDEVGKAVSANVGLAAGLVRMHFHDCFVKGCDASVLLDSTANSTAEKDAIPNKSLRGFEVVDSAKRRLESACKGVVSCADILAFAARDSVVLAGGTPYRVPAGRRDGNTSVASDAMANLPRPTSDVAQLTQSFATHGLSQDDMVILSGAHTIGVAHCSSFSSRLYGYNSSTGQDPALNAAMASRLSRSCPQGSANTVAMDDGSENTFDTSYYQNLLAGRGVLASDQTLTADNATAALVAQNAYNMYLFATKFGQAMVKMGAIQVLTGSDGQIRTNCRVAN; this comes from the exons ATGGAGTTGGTGGTGGCGGTAGCAGGTGCAGTAGTCGTGGCACTGAGCTTGTGCATTGGAGGTGTGCAAGGTCAGCTCCAGGTAGGGTTCTACGACCAATCGTGCCCCCAGGCCGAAGTGATTGTGAGAGACGAGGTCGGCAAGGCCGTGAGCGCCAACgttggcctcgccgccggccttgTCCGGATGCACTTCCATGACTGCTTCGTCAAG GGATGTGACGCGTCGGTTTTGCTGGATTCGACGGCGAACAGCACGGCGGAGAAGGACGCGATACCGAACAAGAGCCTGAGGGGGTTCGAGGTGGTGGACAGCGCCAAGCGGCGGCTGGAGAGCGCGTGCAAGGGGGTGGTCTCCTGCGCGGACAtactcgccttcgccgccagaGACAGCGTCGTGCTG GCCGGCGGCACCCCGTACCGCGTTCCGGCCGGGAGGAGGGACGGCAACACCTCCGTGGCGTCCGACGCGATGGCCAACCTGCCCCGTCCCACCTCAGATGTGGCCCAACTCACACAAAGTTTCGCCACTCATGGGCTTTCCCAGGACGACATGGTCATCCTTTCAG gGGCGCACACGATAGGGGTGGCGCATTGCAGCTCGTTCAGCTCGAGGCTGTACGGGTACAACTCCAGCACGGGGCAGGACCCGGCGCTGAACGCGGCGATGGCGTCGCGGCTGTCGCGGAGTTGCCCGCAGGGGAGCGCCAACACGGTGGCCATGGACGACGGCAGCGAGAACACGTTCGACACCAGCTACTACCAgaacctcctcgccggccgcggcgTCCTCGCCTCCGACCAGACGCTCACCGCCgacaacgccaccgccgcgctcgtGGCGCAGAACGCCTACAACATGTACCTCTTCGCCACCAAGTTCGGCCAGGCCATGGTCAAGATGGGCGCCATCCAGGTGCTCACCGGCAGCGACGGCCAGATCCGCACAAACTGCAGGGTTGCAAACTGA
- the LOC4331440 gene encoding endoribonuclease Dicer homolog 1 gives MAGGGGVGGGAGEHAAAAYWYDACEDGASLLCGIDFAASADFDPGLIPAMDTGADDGFVAEIDRILESINAESSPAPPPPPPPPLPEPVPVAPPELPIQEKQLQVASAPVANNAVAVVGVVQRSKGVVARKEPRRESHGCAANGGGGGEWRDGKRPRLASGGVGGPRQEWRRRPMLPPPPSRGWDDRRGRRDFDRVRKHEHHRREARGFWERDRGGKMVFRSGTWEQESDREAKRARTQDGGSMEKKAEADRMGAAQREKPVAEERARQYQLEVLEQAKSRNTIAFLETGAGKTLIAVLLIKSVCDKMLKENKKMLAVFLVPKVPLVYQQAEVIRDRTGYRVGHYCGEMGQDFWDARKWQREFESKQVLVMTAQILLNILRHSIIKMDAIHLLILDECHHAVKKHPYSLVMSEFYHTTPKEKRPAVFGMTASPVNLKGVTSQEDCAIKIRNLESKLDSVVCTIKDRKELEKHVPMPLEVVVQYDKAATLWSLHEQIKQMESTVEEAALSSSKRTKWQFMGARDAGSRDELRLVYGVSERTESDGAANLIQKLRAINYALGELGQWCAYKVAQSFLTALQNDERANYQVDVKFQESYLKKVVDLLHCQLTEGAAMKSETSDVEMQNTEKHNTNDLEEGELPDSHAVSVGEHVDEVIGAAVADGKVTPRVQALIKILLKYQHTEDFRAIIFVERVVTALVLPKVLAELPSLSFIRCASLIGHNNNQEMRACQMQDTISKFRDGRVTLLVATSVAEEGLDIRQCNVVIRFDLAKTVLAYIQSRGRARKPGSDYILMLERGNISHETFLRNARNSEETLRKEAMERTDLSHLDGTSVLSPVDTSPGSMYQVESTGAVVSLNSAVGLIHFYCSQLPSDRYSILHPEFIMQKYEKPGGSVEYSCKLQLPCNAPFEKLEGPICSSIRLAQQAVCLAACKKLHEMGAFTDTLLPDRGSGEGEKTEQNDEGEPLPGTARHREFYPEGVADILRGEWILSGRDGYQNSQFIKLYMYSVNCVNVGTSKDPFVTQLSNFAIIFGNELDAEVLSTTMDLFVARTMITKASLVFRGRIEITESQLVLLKSFHVRLMSIVLDVDVDPSTTPWDPAKAYLFVPVGAEKCTDPLREIDWTLVNNIVNTDAWNNPLQRARPDVYLGTNERTLGGDRREYGFGKLRHGTAFGQKAHPTYGIRGAIAEFDIVKASGLVPARDRGHFSDYQNQGKLFMADSCWNAKDLAGMVVTAAHSGKRFYVDCICYNMNAENSFPRKEGYLGPLEYSSYADYYKQKYGVELIYRKQPLIRARGVSYCKNLLSPRFEHSDAREGDFSENLDKTYYVYLPPELCLVHPLPGSLVRGAQRLPSIMRRVESMLLAVQLKDIIDYPVPATKILEALTAASCQETLCYERAELLGDAYLKWVVSRFLFLKYPQKHEGQLTRMRQQMVSNMVLYQYALNKTLQSYIQADRFAPSRWAAPGVLPVFDEESREYEPSIFDEESTGCELQKESYDDYADNMQEDGEIEGDSSCYRVLSSKTLADVVEALIGVYYVAGGKIAANHLMKWIGIHAELDPEEIPPPKPYDIPESIMRSINFDTLKGVLGIEFQNKGLLVEAITHASRPSSGVSCYQRLEFVGDAVLDHLITRHLFFTYTDLPPGRLTDLRAAAVNNENFARVAVKHKLHVHLRHGSSALETQIREFVKDVQEELLKPGFNSFGLGDCKAPKVLGDIVESIAGAIFLDSGYDTSVVWKVFQPLLHPMVTPETLPMHPVRELQERCQQQAEGLEYKASRAGNIATVEVFVDGVQIGVAQNPQKKMAQKLAARNALVVLKEKETATKKEDERDGEKKNGAQMFTRQTLNDICLRRQWPMPQYRCVNEGGPAHAKRFVYSVRVNTSDRGWTDECIGEPMPSVKKAKDSAAVLLLELLNRDFPDKPDGKQP, from the exons atggcgggaggaggaggagttggaggaggcgctggcgagcacgcggcggcggcgtactgGTACGACGCGTGCGAGGACGGCGCGTCGCTGCTGTGCGGCATCGACTTCGCCGCGTCCGCGGACTTCGACCCCGGCCTCATACCCGCGATGGacaccggcgccgacgacggcttcGTCGCCGAGATCGACAGGATACTCGAGAGCATCAACGCGGAGAGCTCCCCTGcgcccccacccccgccgccgccgccgctacctgAGCCCGTGCCTGTGGCTCCGCCGGAGCTACCGATTCAGGAAAAGCAATTACAGGTGGCCTCTGCGCCCGTGGCCAACAATGccgtggcggtggtgggcgtTGTGCAGAGAAGTAAAGGCGTGGTGGCGAGGAAGGAGCCGAGGAGGGAGTCGCATGGCTGTGCTgcaaatggcggcggcggtggggagtgGAGGGACGGGAAGCGCCCGCGCCTCGCCTCCGGTGGTGTCGGGGGACCGCGTCAGgagtggcggcggaggccgatGCTGCCACCACCGCCCTCGCGTGGGTGGGATGACAGGCGTGGAAGGCGCGATTTCGACAGGGTCCGCAAGCACGAGCACCATCGGCGCGAGGCCCGGGGTTTCTGGGAGCGTGACCGCGGCGGCAAGATGGTGTTCCGCTCAGGCACCTGGGAGCAGGAGTCTGACCGCGAGGCAAAGCGTGCCAGGACGCAAGATGGAGGCTCCATGGAGAAGAAGGCAGAGGCAGATAGGATGGGGGCTGCGCAGCGGGAGAAGCCTGTCGCGGAGGAGCGTGCAAGGCAATACCAGCTAGAGGTGCTTGAGCAAGCTAAGAGCAGGAACACAATAGCCTTCCTGGAGACTGGCGCAGGGAAGACTCTCATCGCCGTGCTTCTCATCAAAAGTGTGTGCGATAAAATGCTCAAGGAGAACAAGAAGATGCTTGCTGTCTTCTTGGTTCCCAAGGTGCCTCTTGTGTATCAG CAAGCTGAGGTGATTCGTGACAGAACCGGCTATCGTGTTGGGCATTATTGTGGAGAGATGGGACAGGATTTCTGGGATGCTAGAAAGTGGCAGCGCGAATTCGAGTCGAAACAG GTACTAGTTATGACAGCCCAAATTTTGTTAAACATCCTCAGGCACAGTATTATTAAAATGGATGCGATACATCTTTTGATTTTAGATGAGTGCCATCATGCAGTGAAAAAACATCCATATTCTCTAGTGATGTCAGAATTTTATCACACGACTCCGAAGGAGAAGAGGCCAGCAGTTTTCGGTATGACGGCTTCTCCTGTCAATCTAAAAG GAGTGACGAGTCAAGAGGACTGTGCCATCAAGATAAGAAATCTTGAGAGCAAACTAGATTCAGTAGTTTGTACCATCAAAGATCGTAAAGAGCTTGAGAAGCATGTCCCCATGCCTTTGGAAGTTGTTGTCCAATATGACAAAGCAGCCACTCTTTGGTCCTTGCATGAGCAAATCAAACAAATGGAAAGCACGGTTGAAGAAGCTGCACTCTCTAGCTCTAAGAGAACTAAATGGCAGTTCATGGGGGCTAGGGATGCTGGGTCTAGAGATGAGCTGCGTCTTGTCTATGGTGTTTCAGAGCGTACAGAGAGTGATGGTGCGGCTAATTTAATCCAGAAGTTGAGAGCTATAAATTATGCTTTAGGTGAACTTGGACAATGGTGTGCATATAAG GTTGCACAGTCCTTTTTGACTGCATTACAAAATGATGAAAGGGCAAACTATCAGGTTGATGTCAAGTTTCAAgagtcttatttaaaaaaggtTGTTGATCTGTTACACTGCCAGTTGACTGAAGGGGCTGCAATGAAAAGTGAGACCAGTGATGTTGAAATGCAAAATACTGAAAAACACAACACAAATGACCTTGAGGAGGGGGAGCTGCCTGACAGTCATG CTGTTTCTGTAGGTGAGCATGTAGATGAAGTTATCGGTGCTGCCGTAGCAGATGGTAAAGTTACTCCTAGGGTGCAGGCTTTGATCAAAATACTTCTCAAATATCAGCATACTGAGGATTTTCGTGCCATAATCTTTGTGGAGAGAGTTGTGACAGCATTAGTTCTTCCTAAG GTATTGGCAGAACTTCCATCTCTAAGTTTTATTCGATGTGCAAGCTTGATAGGCCATAACAATAATCAAGAGATGCGCGCGTGCCAGATGCAGGATACAATTTCAAAATTTCGTGATGGCCGT GTTACACTTTTAGTCGCAACAAGCGTTGCAGAGGAAGGGCTTGATATTCGACAGTGCAATGTTGTCATTCGATTTGACCTTGCAAAGACCGTCTTAGCCTACATACAGTCACGTGGTCGTGCAAGAAAGCCTGGATCTGATTATATATTAATGCTTGAAAG GGGCAATATATCACATGAAACTTTTTTGAGGAATGCTCGGAATAGTGAGGAGACGTTGAGAAAGGAAGCTATGGAAAGAACCGATCTTAGTCATTTGGATGGTACTTCTGTGTTGAGTCCTGTTGATACATCACCTGGTTCAATGTATCAGGTTGAATCAACAGGTGCTGTTGTCAGCTTGAACTCAGCAGTTGGACTCATACATTTTTACTGTTCACAGTTGCCAAGTGACAG ATACTCAATTCTTCATCCGGAATTCATTATGCAAAAGTATGAGAAGCCAGGTGGTTCAGTGGAATATTCTTGCAAGCTTCAGCTCCCTTGTAATGCCCCGTTCGAAAAACTTGAGGGTCCTATATGCAGTTCAATACGACTGGCACAGCAG GCTGTTTGTTTGGCTGCTTGTAAGAAGCTGCATGAGATGGGTGCCTTCACAGATACGCTCTTACCTGACAGAGGAAGCGGGGAAGGGGAAAAAACTGAGCAGAATGATGAAGGTGAACCACTTCCTGGAACAGCTCGCCATAGAGAGTTTTATCCTGAAGGTGTTGCTGATATTCTACGG GGAGAATGGATTTTATCTGGCAGAGATGGCTACCAAAACTCTCAATTTATTAAGTTATATATGTATTCTGTGAACTGTGTAAACGTTGGGACTTCTAAGGACCCTTTCGTTACACAACTTTCAAATTTTGCAATTATTTTTGGCAATGAGCTGGATGCAGAG gtTTTATCGACGACGATGGATCTCTTTGTTGCAAGGACAATGATAACAAAGGCATCTCTCGTATTCCGTGGACGAATTGAAATTACAGAAAGTCAG CTGGTGTTGCTGAAGAGCTTTCATGTTAGGCTCATGAGCATAGTACTTGATGTTGATGTTGATCCCTCAACTACACCTTGGGATCCCGCAAAAGCATACCTCTTTGTCCCTGTAGGAGCTGAGAAGTGTACAGATCCTTTAAGAGAGATTGATTGGACTTTGGTTAACAACATTGTTAACACTGATGCCTGGAACAATCCACTTCAGAGGGCACGCCCAGATGTCTATCTAGGCACCAATGAACGAACACTTGGTGGGGATAGGAGGGAATACGGGTTTGGGAAATTGCGCCATGGGACTGCTTTTGGACAAAAGGCCCATCCTACTTATGGTATTAGGGGAGCTATTGCTGAATTTGACATTGTGAAAGCATCTGGATTAGTTCCTGCTCGTGATAGAGGACATTTTAGTGATTATCAGAACCAAGGCAAGTTGTTCATGGCAGATTCATGTTGGAATGCTAAAGATCTTGCTGGAATGGTTGTCACTGCTGCCCACTCAGGGAAGAGGTTTTATGTGGACTGCATTTGCTATAACATGAATGCAGAAAATTCATTCCCTAGGAAAGAAGGCTACCTGGGGCCATTGGAGTATAGTTCATATGCTGATTACTACAAGCAGAA GTACGGTGTGGAGTTAATCTATAGGAAACAGCCTCTTATACGGGCCCGTGGTGTTTCATATTGCAAGAATCTTCTTTCTCCTAGATTTGAGCATTCTGACG CTAGAGAAGGTGACTTCTCTGAGAACCTTGACAAAACATACTACGTGTATTTGCCACCTGAGTTGTGCCTTGTGCACCCACTTCCTGGATCACTAGTTCGTGGAGCTCAGAGGTTGCCCTCAATAATGAGAAGGGTGGAGAGCATGCTTCTTGCAGTTCAATTGAAGGACATAATTGATTACCCTGTTCCTGCAACTAAG ATACTAGAAGCCTTGACTGCTGCATCATGCCAGGAGACATTATGCTATGAAAGAGCAGAGCTGCTGGGTGATGCATACCTGAAATGGGTCGTGAGTAGATTCCTCTTCCTAAAATATCCTCAAAAGCATGAGGGACAGCTTACAAGGATGCGGCAGCAGATGGTTAGTAACATGGTCCTGTACCAATATGCTCTGAATAAAACCCTCCAATCATATATTCAAGCAGACCGGTTTGCTCCATCAAGATGGGCAGCTCCAGGAGTGCTACCTGTATTCGATGAAGAGTCTAGAGAGTATGAACCTTCCATCTTTGACGAGGAATCAACTGGTTGCGAGTTACAGAAGGAATCCTATGATGACTATGCAGATAACATGCAAGAAGATGGTGAAATTGAAGGAGACTCTAGCTGCTATCGGGTTCTGTCGAGCAAAACTTTAGCGGATGTTGTTGAGGCACTTATTGGGGTGTATTATGTAGCAGGAGGGAAAATCGCTGCAAACCACCTGATGAAATGGATTGGAATTCATGCAGAGTTGGATCCTGAAGAGATCCCACCTCCAAAGCCATATGACATTCCTGAGAGCATAATGAGAAGCATCAACTTTGACACGTTGAAAGGTGTCTTGGGTATCGAATTCCAGAATAAAGGTTTACTTGTTGAGGCCATAACACATGCATCGAGACCATCTTCTGGTGTTTCCTGTTACCAGCGTTTGGAATTTGTTGGTGATGCTGTGTTGGATCATCTCATAACCAGGCATTTGTTTTTTACATATACTGACCTACCTCCTGGCCGCTTGACTGATTTGAGAGCTGCAGCTGTTAATAATGAGAATTTTGCAAGGGTTGCAGTTAAGCATAAGCTGCATGTACATCTTCGCCATGGATCATCTGCATTAGAAACACAG ATTCGAGAGTTTGTGAAAGATGTCCAAGAGGAGCTTTTGAAACCAGGTTTCAATTCTTTTGGGCTTGGGGATTGTAAGGCTCCTAAAGTTCTTGGTGACATTGTTGAGTCGATTGCTGGCGCGATATTCCTGGATAGTGGATATGATACCTCAGTTGTCTGGAAG GTTTTTCAGCCACTCCTTCATCCAATGGTGACGCCAGAGACCCTTCCGATGCATCCAGTTAGGGAGCTCCAAGAACGCTGCCAACAGCAGGCTGAAGGCCTGGAATACAAAGCATCCCGAGCAGGCAACATAGCTACTGTTGAAGTATTTGTTGATGGTGTTCAGATCGGTGTAGCTCAGAACCCTCAGAAGAAGATGGCACAGAAGTTGGCAGCGAGGAATGCACTTGTGGTCCTGAAGGAGAAGGAAACCGCAACAAAGAAAGAAGATGAAAGGGATGGCGAGAAGAAAAATGGTGCTCAGATGTTCACCAGGCAGACCCTGAACGACATCTGCTTGAGAAGGCAGTGGCCAATGCCTCAGTACAGGTGCGTAAACGAGGGTGGCCCTGCCCATGCTAAAAGATTCGTCTATTCGGTGAGGGTGAACACTTCTGATCGTGGATGGACGGATGAATGCATTGGAGAGCCAATGCCTAGTGTGAAGAAGGCTAAAGACTCTGCTGCAGTTCTTCTCCTCGAGCTTCTGAATAGAGATTTCCCTGACAAGCCTGACGGTAAGCAGCCGTAG